A region of Necator americanus strain Aroian chromosome I, whole genome shotgun sequence DNA encodes the following proteins:
- a CDS encoding hypothetical protein (NECATOR_CHRI.G1289.T1), whose protein sequence is MTDAATGVSENLMDADVSNGASDSPTSGSSLLSRKGLFGKSGVLNQTLETGITVEKEVLKPDSDKTNGDGNDGEEANTSGSGSGSALTIASAEVTKEEGDEDSSPGEIADEKEEKSDPQPSTEEPSAEPGNSQSQEVVQEEEKEDANAQNAVQDHTAEHNEEESGDKKDIGKHYLEGEEITKEKTENQDEHEDAEEEHKEAETDNSDQTGVDQAKDDVNDDGEEADVSGIDEVEEKVTEPEPIVEDPEPTIDTLPASVEEEVCVKKIISMDTDDVDQDQNGETIASNADDNENSPDQMEITEVTAEEDGKEEEKEDDKEQPADEVPIVEEPDAAESECMEEGDNNESTRESENEATEENVVIEEMESDAVEKTDEAAAPEKEGEDGDKKDAENDEEKEDDEAPKRRSSSRRSIPVVPVEKKPTTRAKTTPAKKTPSKRRADEEKADDEEKPEVAEETGDSKEDIEEKEETTTEPRSLRSRGRRSNVVETPKTEERTPSRKRGKTVKSAKKDVAAEAEDENEQDSDKGKEREKTEDMDAEPTRCSLRSRVTKTPAKQESPAPKSTNRRGRSAKKEDNTIVKKEAEGEGNTEPETPRRTRKAPTTPSATKTNSAKISSAKKGKDEDHDPYDIETEMERHPEPLKNIQMEVQSFGEVKYAKTSSGKYERTEKTAESRVANLAELAPRTKQRKSLADLTPGRKKASPTATTGVRTAPQPSRGGRKVKPESEEADKEEEPMEVEDTSDVQASDKKAKKSAETPKTSGSARKRRASVQTPVVAKRLHVEVPQLNGEDLLAVDHPQDEHAAYEAGARVYAMFDGLFYPAVVVSRDGLGRYKVSFVEDGVVKDVPPAGVIPLRALDHDKECFYSDGSQKDRVAVKVLKAPDSKHASSWQEAVFELEQLDDDGDSTGKKLKSVWTNLALSKEDWRDYINKKSREATDVIADNIESTEDRHLRRSKVATPSQSSTPNASKPAPKSAKKATNAVPTPKAKTPAKGGRRKKGTASNSSRANEVDEDGSESAPESSEEQIFAGKLFILTSANRPPGDATANSNTTAFKKKFMTDFISTHGGLVVDDMKEVDEHPEMERFLISDTHYRTHKYLAALVRAMPCVSHEWIYKCLGEKKLVDYKPFLLPSGVSILDEREYPLPKERGVLLRNKRVMVHSNVTPPSKKSMSFEQIWVPMVPQLGGEIVSEMPDEEGKLDILLTDHSASVSLVEKARKIGSAVVSSEWLIQGIIMDRLPDVNAHQKFLHNGGVYT, encoded by the exons AGCTTCCGACTCTCCCACCTCTGGTTCTTCCTTGTTGTCTAGAAAAGGACTTTTCGGGAAGTCTGGAGTTTTG AACCAGACTTTGGAAACAGGCATTACAGTGGAGAAAGAAGTTCTTAAGCCTGATAGCGACAAGACCAATGGAGATGGAAATGATGGAGAAGAGG cgaacaCTTCGGGTTCGGGTTCTGGTTCTGCTCTAACGATAGCTTCTGCTGAGGTTACAAAAGAAGAAGGTGATGAAGACTCTTCCCCCGGTGAAATTGCTGATGAAAAAGAA GAGAAATCTGACCCGCAGCCAAGCACAGAGGAGCCAAGTGCTGAACCTGGAAATAGCCAGTCACAAGAAGTAGTTcaagaagaggaaaaggaagacgCGAACGCTCAAAACGCTGTACAAG ATCACACAGCAGAAcataatgaagaagaaagcgGAGATAAAAAAGATATTGGTAAACACTATCTGGAAGGTGAGGAGATCACGAAGGAGAAAACCGAAAATCAAGATGAACATGAAGATGCTGAAGAGGAACATAAAGAAGCCGAAACTGACAACAGTGATCAGACTGGGGTTGATCAGGCCAAAGATGATGTAAACGATGATGGTGAAGAAGCTGACGTCTCAGGAATAGATGAGGTGGAAGAAAAAGTCACAGAACCTGAACCAATAGTAGAAGACCCGGAGCCCACCATCGACACGCTACCGGCATCAGTTGAAGAGGAAGTATGCGTTAAGAAAATCATCTCGATGGATACAGATGATGTTGATCAG GACCAGAACGGGGAGACCATCGCTTCTAATGCAGATGACAATGAAAATTCCCCTGATCAAATGGAAATAACCGAGGTCACAGCTGAAGAAGATggcaaagaagaagagaaagaagatgaCAAAGAGCAACCTGCCGATGAGGTGCCTATTGTTGAAGAACCTGATGCTGCGGAAAGTGAATGTATGGAAGAAGGAGACAACAA CGAGTCAACGCGAGAATCTGAAAATGAGGCGACTGAAGAGAATGTCGTTATTGAAGAGATGGAGAGTGATGCTGTTGAGAAGACAGATGAGGCAGCAGCTCCTGAAAA AGAAGGTGAGGACGGCGATAAAAAGGATGCAGAGAATGATGAGGAAAAGGAAGATGACGAGGCTCCAAAGAG GCGCAGTTCCTCTCGTCGTTCTATCCCTGTTGTTCCAGTTGAAAAGAAACCAACGACACGAGCAAAAACCACTCct GCCAAGAAAACACCTTCAAAGCGGCGTGCAGATGAGGAGAAAGCAGACGATGAAGAG AAACCTGAAGTCGCTGAGGAGACTGGGGACAGCAAAGAGGAcattgaagagaaagaagaaacaacgaCTGAGCCGAGATCTCTTCGATCACGTGGACGTCGATCAAATGTAGTGGAGACACCAAAG ACTGAGGAGCGGACACCTTCGAGAAAACGTGGCAAAACAGTAAAAAGTGCTAAGAAAGACGTTGCTGCTGAAGCTGAAGACGAAAACGAACAGGATTCTGATAAAGGGAAAGAACGTGAAAAGACGGAAGACATGGATGCTGAGCCGACTCGCTGTTCGTTGCGATCACGAGTGACCAAGACCCCAGCGAA GCAGGAATCCCCTGCTCCGAAGTCTACTAATCGTCGCGGTCGCTCCGCCAAAAAGGAAGACAACACCATCGTAAAGAAAGAAGCAGAAGGGGAAGGTAACACTGAGCCGGAAACTCCTCGTAGAACGAGAAAAG CACCAACCACTCCCTCGGCTACAAAAACtaattctgcaaaaatctcgtctgcaaaaaaagggaaagatgAAGATCATGACCCTTATGATATCGAAACGGAAATGGAAAGACATCCTGAGCCTCTGAAAAACATCCAG ATGGAAGTGCAATCATTTGGCGAAGTGAAGTACGCGAAAACGAGCTCCGGTAAATATGAACGAACAGAAAAGACGGCAGAATCCCGTGTTGCTAACTTGGCTGAATTGGCACCTCGTACGAAACAAAGGAAATCCCTAGCGGATCTCACTCCTGGACGAAAGAAGGCTAGCCCAACCGCCACTACGGGCGTACGTACCGCTCCACAACCTTCTCg CGGAGGACGTAAAGTAAAACCTGAATCCGAAGAGGCCGATAAGGAGGAAGAGCCTATGGAGGTAGAGGACACTAGTGATGTTCAAGCTAGCGACAAAAAGGCGAAAAAGAGTGCTGAAACGCCGAAGACGAGCGGCTCTGCACGCAAACGACG TGCCTCAGTTCAAACCCCAGTAGTAGCCAAACGACTACACGTTGAAGTACCTCAGTTAAATGGAGAAGACTTGTTAGCTGTTGACCATCCACAAGATGAACATGCTGCTTATGAAGCTGGAGCTCGTGTTTATGCAATGTTTGATGGCCTTTTTTATCCAGCTGTAGTCGTCAG CCGCGATGGATTAGGGCGTTACAAAGTGAGTTTTGTCGAGGACGGTGTGGTGAAGGACGTACCACCAGCAGGTGTGATTCCTTTGCGAGCATTAGACCACGACAAGGAG TGCTTTTATTCGGATGGTTCGCAAAAGGATCGTGTAGCCGTGAAAGTCTTGAAGGCACCGGATTCAAAACATGCTTCATCATGGCAGGAGGCTGTGTTTGAACTCGAACAGCTCGATGATGACGGTGACTCCACGGGAAAGAAACTGAa AAGTGTCTGGACAAACCTCGCTTTATCCAAAGAAGACTGGCGTgactatataaataaaaaatctcgAGAAGCTACGGACGTCATAGCAG ATAACATTGAGAGCACTGAAGACAGGCACTTGCGTCGATCGAAAGTGGCCACACCAAGTCAGTCGTCTACTCCGAATGCCTCTAAGCCTGCGCCGAAATCTGCGAAGAAAGCGACAAATGCAGTCCCTACACCCAAAGCTAAAACTCCTGCGAAAG GAGGTCGTCGAAAGAAAGGAACTGCTTCAAATTCTTCTAGAGCCAATGAAGTTGATGAAG ATGGTAGTGAGAGCGCACCAGAGTCTAGCGAGGAGCAAATCTTTGCCGGAAAATTGTTCATTCTAACGTCGGCGAATCGTCCTCCCGGTGACGCAACAGCAAACTCAAACACGACCGCATTTAAGAAGAAGTTTATGACGGACTTTATTTCGACTCACGGAGGGCTTGTTGTAGACGATATGAAG GAAGTCGATGAGCATCCAGAAATGGAACGGTTTCTTATCTCTGACACACATTATCGTACGCACAAGTACTTAGCGGCGCTAGTACGGGCTATGCCATGTGTGTCACATGAATGGATTTACAAATGCCTCGGAGAG AAGAAACTTGTTGACTACAAACCTTTCTTGCTCCCATCCGGTGTTTCAATACTCGATGAACGTGAATATCCATT ACCGAAAGAACGTGGTGTGTTGCTGCGAAATAAACGAGTGATGGTGCACTCGAATGTAACGCCTCCGAGTAAAAAGTCGATGTCGTTTGAACAAATCTGGGTTCCAATGGTCCCACAACTTGGGGGTGAAATCGTTTCAGAGATGCCTGATGAAG AAGGAAAATTGGATATTTTGCTCACCGATCATTCTGCGTCTGTCAGTTTAGTTGAGAAGGCGCGTAAAATCGGATCGGCAGTGGTTTCGTCAGAGTGGCTGAttcag GGAATAATAATGGATCGTCTTCCCGACGTTAATGCCCACCAGAAGTTCCTTCACAACGGTGGTGTTTATACCTGA